In one Elephas maximus indicus isolate mEleMax1 chromosome 9, mEleMax1 primary haplotype, whole genome shotgun sequence genomic region, the following are encoded:
- the HEMGN gene encoding hemogen has protein sequence MDLGTDQSHVKLHGTPAPHQQENHAPEVIGTWSLRNREQLRKRKVAAEEKQTSQWLFGEQKKSKRQKTGKGNERRCRKRQQTAVLKVDPEPQIEKEMTEKALVPTERETEPPGSVTKALPPGTSQEKAVAEEYFSETCQESIIHQKNSSEYQETGAQNHPSETHQDIAEPEDFSPEMCQEIAVLQDHPSKMHPDMAEPEDLSPKMCQGTFVVTALPSKTSEDTAGLEGCSPEVYPKPDVPKGYPLETDQKTTEPKEWNSEPDQGTAENKSFFPKIQDTAVPEDLSTKTYQETTEPEYSSHKTYKEVTVPKAPSPKTVQETPGPEEHSPEIYREKPGPEEHSPEIYQETPRSEEYSPKIYEETSGPEDLSTKTCANKNVPKECFPEPHQETGGPEGQDPIAHQEDAKDFYTSPREIKEKPKAEEPGTPSNLNSPQEDHPENDIYSYVLF, from the exons ATGGATTTAGGAACAGACCAATCTCATGTGAAACTCCATGGGACACCTGCTCCTCATCAACAAGAGAACCATGCTCCAG AAGTCATTGGAACTTGGAGTTTGCGAAACcgggagcaactcagaaaaagaaaagttgcagcagaagaaaaacaaacttcCCAGTGGCTATTTGG AGAACAGAAGAAAAGCAAGCGGCAGAAAacaggaaaaggaaatgaaagaagaTGCAGAAAGAGACAACAAACTGCAGTACTGAAGGTGGATCCTGAgccacaaatagaaaaggaaatgacAGAGAAAGCATTGGTACCTACAGAGCGAGAAACTGAGCCTCCTGGGAGTGTAACCAAAGCCTTACCTCCTGGAACCTCCCAAGAAAAAGCAGTGGCTGAGGAATACTTTTCTGAAACATGTCAAGAAAGCATTATACATCAGAAAAATTCTTCTGAGTACCAAGAAACAGGGGCACAAAATCACCCTTCTGAAACACACCAAGATATAGCTGAACCCGAAGACTTCTCTCCTGAAATGTGCCAAGAAATAGCTGTACTTCAAGACCATCCTTCCAAAATGCACCCAGATATGGCTGAACCTGAAGACCTTTCTCCTAAAATGTGCCAAGGAACATTTGTAGTGACAGCCCTTCCTTCTAAAACATCTGAAGATACAGCTGGCCTAGAAGGATGCTCTCCTGAAGTATACCCTAAACCAGATGTGCCTAAAGGCTACCCTCTTGAGACAGACCAAAAAACAACTGAACCCAAGGAATGGAATTCTGAACCAGATCAAGGAACAGCTGAGAACAAAAGCTTCTTTCCTAAAATACAAGATACAGCTGTGCCTGAAGACCTTTCTACAAAAACATACCAAGAAACAACTGAACCTGAATACTCCTCTCATAAAACATATAAAGAAGTGACTGTGCCTAAAGCCCCATCTCCTAAAACCGTCCAAGAAACACCTGGGCCTGAAGAACATTCTCCTGAAATATACCGAGAGAAACCTGGGCCTGAAGAACATTCTCCTGAAATATATCAAGAAACACCTAGATCTGAAGAATATTCAcctaaaatatatgaagaaacatCTGGTCCTGAAGACCTCTCTACTAAGACATGTGCAAATAAAAATGTGCCTAAAGAATGCTTTCCAGAGCCACACCAAGAAACAGGTGGGCCTGAAGGCCAGGATCCTATAGCACACCAGGAAGATGCCAAGGATTTTTATACTAGTCCTCGAG aaatcaaagaaaaaccCAAAGCAGAAGAACCGGGAACACCATCAAATTTGAACAGTCCTCAAGAGGATCACCCAGAAAATGACATCTATAGCTATGTTTTATTTTAA